A genomic segment from Alteribacillus bidgolensis encodes:
- a CDS encoding DMT family transporter: MNMDWLKVVTAAVFEVMWVIGLKYASTVLEWGGTLFAMYVSFYLLVMAGKNIPVGTAYAVFVGLGTAGTILADIIFFGKPVKIMKIILILVLLIGVIGLKLAADDTAQEQKGVRM; encoded by the coding sequence ATGAATATGGATTGGTTAAAGGTCGTTACGGCTGCTGTATTTGAAGTCATGTGGGTAATTGGTTTAAAGTACGCTTCTACTGTTTTAGAGTGGGGAGGAACACTCTTTGCAATGTATGTCAGCTTTTATTTATTAGTAATGGCTGGAAAAAATATACCTGTCGGCACCGCTTATGCTGTGTTTGTTGGACTAGGAACAGCAGGAACCATTCTAGCTGATATTATTTTTTTTGGGAAACCTGTAAAGATAATGAAAATAATATTAATCCTTGTTCTGTTAATTGGGGTTATCGGCCTCAAATTGGCAGCTGATGATACTGCGCAGGAGCAGAAGGGGGTTCGAATGTAA
- a CDS encoding DMT family transporter — protein sequence MAWFYLIIAGLFEMTGVTMINKLHTEKSKTAFVLMTAGFGLSFLFLSLAMETLSMGTAYAVWTGIGAAGGALAGIVWYGEPKSLLRLSCIALIVSAVIGLKLIS from the coding sequence ATGGCATGGTTTTACCTAATAATTGCTGGATTATTTGAGATGACAGGGGTTACCATGATTAATAAGTTACATACCGAAAAAAGTAAAACAGCTTTTGTTTTGATGACAGCGGGGTTTGGTTTAAGTTTTTTATTTCTGTCTTTAGCTATGGAAACCCTGTCAATGGGGACAGCCTATGCGGTATGGACAGGAATAGGAGCAGCGGGGGGAGCACTTGCAGGAATTGTTTGGTACGGTGAACCTAAAAGTTTATTAAGATTAAGTTGTATAGCATTAATCGTATCAGCAGTAATTGGATTAAAGCTTATATCATAA
- a CDS encoding DUF1516 family protein yields the protein MESIFYESHAGSWFFLILFFVISYFFTKQKITLMLQRLFALIMIITGIGTLFFYNFPLLYILKGVLAIILIAVMEMLVARKKRNEPQGGLWAACIILIIVVLLLGFNVIG from the coding sequence ATGGAAAGCATTTTTTACGAATCTCACGCAGGTTCATGGTTTTTCCTTATTTTGTTTTTTGTTATTAGCTATTTTTTCACAAAACAAAAGATCACATTGATGCTGCAGCGCTTGTTCGCACTAATCATGATAATAACAGGTATTGGAACTCTCTTCTTTTACAATTTTCCGCTTCTTTATATTTTAAAAGGAGTGCTTGCCATTATACTTATTGCCGTGATGGAAATGCTGGTTGCTCGTAAGAAGAGAAATGAACCTCAAGGCGGTTTGTGGGCTGCTTGTATTATTTTAATTATTGTTGTATTACTTCTAGGCTTTAACGTTATTGGATAA
- the moaC gene encoding cyclic pyranopterin monophosphate synthase MoaC: protein MSEFTHFNEQGRAKMVDITEKKETARIAIARSSITVTKAVYDQIQEGKNKKGDVFAVSQVAGIMGAKKTSDIIPMCHPLSLNGVDIQFEWSISEDEKYTILITSEVKVKGNTGVEMEALTAASTAALTIYDMCKAVDKGMIIGPTYLLKKTGGKNGDFERS from the coding sequence GTGTCGGAGTTTACTCATTTTAATGAACAAGGCCGTGCCAAAATGGTTGATATTACAGAAAAAAAAGAAACAGCACGAATAGCAATAGCAAGATCTAGTATCACAGTGACCAAAGCAGTGTACGACCAGATTCAGGAAGGCAAAAACAAAAAGGGGGACGTGTTTGCAGTTTCTCAGGTAGCAGGAATTATGGGAGCCAAAAAAACATCAGATATTATACCAATGTGTCACCCGCTTTCCTTAAATGGAGTGGATATTCAATTTGAATGGTCTATTTCGGAGGATGAAAAATATACCATTCTCATTACATCTGAAGTAAAAGTAAAAGGGAACACAGGGGTTGAAATGGAAGCTCTCACAGCCGCTTCAACTGCAGCACTCACGATTTACGATATGTGTAAAGCAGTAGATAAGGGCATGATTATCGGTCCAACTTACTTGTTAAAGAAAACCGGCGGTAAAAACGGGGACTTTGAAAGATCATAA
- a CDS encoding NCS2 family permease, translated as MLEKLFKLQANNTNTKTELLAGITTFLTMAYIVVVNPIILSDAGVPFQHVFMATIIATVVGTLWMAVFANYPIAVAPGMGLNAYFAYSVVGANDQIGYEAAFGAVFVSGVLFVILSLTPFREKLIESIPSNLKYGITAGIGLFIAFIGLRMSGLIVAHPENLVGLGDLQSPQVILTLIGLGITIVFMAMNVNSALFLGMVITGIIAFFTGHLSFEDGFASAPPNPEWFIFGSPLEAFIDVFQYGLYAVVFSFLLVTIFDTTGTMIGVAEQAGLMKGNKMPRVRQALLADSVAKTVGSIFGTSPTSAYIESSSGVAAGGRTGLTTITVAVLFILAIFFGPAVSAVSGLPAITSPVLIIVGSLMLGSVSQIKWQAFDEAFPAFLVILSMPLTSSIATGIAFGFISHPLIKLVKGKGKTVHPLVYIFAFLFLFQLIYLPH; from the coding sequence ATGTTAGAGAAACTATTTAAACTACAGGCAAACAATACAAACACAAAAACAGAGCTGCTCGCCGGAATAACAACATTTTTAACAATGGCTTACATTGTAGTTGTTAATCCGATCATTCTTTCCGATGCAGGCGTTCCTTTTCAACATGTCTTTATGGCAACCATTATAGCTACGGTTGTTGGGACATTATGGATGGCTGTTTTTGCTAATTATCCAATCGCGGTAGCACCAGGGATGGGATTAAATGCTTATTTTGCTTACTCTGTAGTCGGAGCAAATGACCAAATCGGATACGAAGCAGCATTTGGGGCTGTTTTTGTGTCTGGAGTGTTATTTGTCATACTTTCCTTGACTCCTTTTCGGGAAAAATTAATTGAATCCATTCCCTCCAACTTAAAATATGGCATAACAGCTGGCATCGGGTTATTTATTGCCTTTATCGGCTTAAGAATGAGCGGGCTGATTGTAGCTCATCCAGAAAATTTAGTAGGTCTAGGTGATCTGCAGTCTCCTCAAGTGATTCTTACATTAATCGGGCTTGGTATTACTATTGTTTTCATGGCCATGAATGTAAATAGTGCCTTATTTTTAGGGATGGTTATTACCGGTATTATTGCATTTTTTACCGGCCACTTGAGTTTTGAAGATGGCTTCGCCTCGGCTCCGCCTAATCCAGAATGGTTTATATTCGGGTCTCCACTGGAAGCTTTTATCGATGTTTTTCAATACGGTCTATACGCTGTAGTATTTTCTTTTTTACTTGTTACTATTTTTGACACCACTGGTACAATGATCGGTGTTGCAGAGCAAGCAGGATTGATGAAAGGAAATAAAATGCCAAGAGTACGGCAGGCTTTATTAGCTGACTCGGTTGCAAAAACAGTCGGTTCTATTTTTGGGACAAGTCCGACCAGTGCTTATATTGAGTCCTCTTCAGGAGTAGCAGCAGGCGGAAGAACAGGACTTACAACCATAACTGTTGCAGTACTGTTTATCCTGGCGATCTTTTTTGGACCTGCAGTTAGTGCTGTTTCAGGACTTCCTGCTATCACTTCTCCTGTCCTAATTATTGTAGGGAGCCTGATGCTTGGATCCGTCTCACAAATCAAATGGCAAGCATTTGATGAAGCTTTTCCTGCCTTTTTAGTAATTTTAAGCATGCCATTAACTTCAAGCATTGCTACTGGAATCGCTTTTGGATTTATTTCTCATCCACTGATTAAATTAGTTAAAGGGAAGGGAAAGACTGTTCACCCGCTTGTTTATATATTCGCTTTCCTATTTTTGTTCCAGCTCATTTATTTACCGCATTAA
- the thiW gene encoding energy coupling factor transporter S component ThiW → MNHTKKLSYTALLIAIATVTSPFVSIPIGFARIFPVQHFVNVISAVLLGPGYAVIQAFGTSLLRNMFGTGSIFAFPGSMVGALFAGILYKYTKKLNISTAGEVIGTGIIGALLTYPIARILLGEATALFAFVPSFLLSAFAGGILAYALLKLFEQRNILQRVRS, encoded by the coding sequence ATGAATCACACAAAAAAGTTATCTTATACTGCTTTATTAATTGCGATTGCTACCGTTACAAGTCCTTTTGTTTCTATCCCAATAGGGTTCGCTAGGATTTTTCCCGTTCAGCACTTTGTCAATGTAATCTCTGCCGTTCTGCTTGGGCCTGGCTACGCCGTCATTCAAGCATTTGGCACCTCCCTTCTTCGGAATATGTTTGGGACAGGCTCCATCTTTGCTTTTCCTGGAAGTATGGTAGGAGCTCTATTTGCCGGCATTTTGTATAAATACACAAAAAAATTAAACATTAGTACAGCAGGAGAAGTTATTGGTACAGGAATTATTGGAGCTCTGCTTACATATCCTATTGCCCGCATTCTGCTCGGGGAAGCAACTGCTTTATTTGCATTTGTACCTTCCTTTTTATTGAGTGCATTCGCTGGAGGTATTCTTGCATATGCGTTACTTAAATTGTTTGAACAAAGAAATATATTACAACGAGTCCGCTCTTAA
- a CDS encoding ion channel produces MSFFKNKWTALLVLSMFFINVSVSFAVIYMVLEVTELGHVIDHYEQHKDLTIITFVWKSIYFSVITMAAVGYGDITPVGYSQLVATIQSVIGYLFPIMLVFVLSSSEKA; encoded by the coding sequence ATGAGTTTTTTTAAAAACAAGTGGACTGCTCTTTTAGTCCTTTCCATGTTTTTTATAAACGTTTCTGTTAGTTTTGCTGTCATTTACATGGTTTTAGAAGTGACTGAATTGGGACATGTTATTGATCACTATGAACAGCACAAAGACCTTACAATAATCACATTTGTCTGGAAATCGATATATTTTAGTGTAATTACGATGGCAGCTGTCGGCTACGGTGATATTACCCCTGTCGGTTATTCCCAGCTTGTAGCTACCATTCAATCTGTGATCGGATATCTGTTTCCAATTATGCTTGTGTTTGTTCTCTCTTCCTCTGAAAAAGCCTAA
- a CDS encoding tyrosine-type recombinase/integrase, translating to MEYVRPIKEIEVIFLMKRELKKQSSRNYLLFVMEINTGLRISEILSLSIKDVYQNREPVDFLKLKREDVYLNAQVKRALRWFGKKHPFSNPESYLFLSSRGKTAISRQQAYRIINRAAENVGLSEKIGPHTLRKTFGYHAYKKGIAVSLIQRRFCHHTPAETLRYIGINKEQVKPQLDINL from the coding sequence ATGGAGTATGTAAGGCCCATAAAAGAAATAGAAGTGATTTTTTTAATGAAACGTGAGTTAAAAAAACAATCTTCGAGAAATTATTTGCTGTTTGTTATGGAGATTAACACAGGGTTAAGAATTAGTGAAATTCTTAGTCTCTCCATTAAAGACGTGTATCAAAACAGAGAACCAGTGGATTTTTTAAAATTAAAAAGAGAAGATGTGTATCTTAATGCGCAAGTGAAGCGTGCCCTGAGATGGTTTGGGAAAAAACATCCATTTAGTAATCCAGAGAGTTATTTGTTCCTATCTTCTCGAGGGAAAACAGCGATCAGCAGGCAGCAGGCTTATCGCATTATTAACCGGGCAGCAGAAAATGTGGGTTTGTCAGAAAAAATCGGTCCCCACACCTTACGAAAGACGTTTGGTTACCATGCCTATAAGAAGGGGATTGCTGTTTCTCTAATACAAAGACGCTTTTGTCATCACACGCCAGCTGAAACGCTAAGATACATCGGGATAAATAAAGAACAAGTAAAACCTCAGCTGGATATAAATTTATAG
- a CDS encoding potassium/proton antiporter: MFVGSFDIDSFVLLAALLLIVGVSVTKFSSRLGMPSLVLFILVGMLIGSDGLGIIYFDNAEQAQLVGIIALVIILFEGGTQTKWPTIRPVMWPSISLATIGVLITSLIVGFAARFVVDLTWLEALLLGAIVGSTDAAAVFASLKERNISTKVGATMEAESGTNDPMAVFLTLIFIELITVNQPNYLLLFGSFFWQMGLGLLIGLALGKIASISINHINLDSSGLYPIFALSFALLTYSTASLINASGFLAVYVAALVIGNSELTYRHSIFRFNEGFAWMAQILMFIILGLLAFPEQILSVPVIINGMLLSAVLILIARPAATFLSTIAMNYSLKEKTFLAWAGLRGAVPIVLATFAIVAEVEKGQMIFNIVFFIVLTSALIQGSSLSFMAKKLGLSGPKKETPHHSLELISIGKANAEIIEFKTDENTPIVGKKLQDIEFPNTVLISAIVRDENLVTPYGETEIKEDDFLYILVSRKQKNKLRRMLKREH; encoded by the coding sequence GTGTTTGTCGGCAGTTTTGATATCGATTCCTTTGTCTTACTAGCCGCTTTGCTTTTGATTGTCGGCGTCAGTGTCACAAAATTTTCATCACGTCTTGGTATGCCCTCCTTGGTGCTGTTTATTTTAGTAGGAATGTTAATTGGAAGCGATGGATTAGGAATTATTTATTTTGATAACGCAGAACAAGCTCAATTAGTAGGTATTATTGCGTTAGTTATTATTTTGTTTGAAGGTGGTACACAGACAAAATGGCCAACCATCCGGCCGGTTATGTGGCCGTCTATATCACTGGCTACAATCGGAGTATTAATAACTTCCTTGATTGTTGGTTTTGCCGCTCGATTTGTTGTCGATCTAACTTGGCTTGAAGCCCTTTTACTTGGAGCCATTGTCGGTTCAACAGATGCTGCAGCTGTATTTGCCTCGCTTAAAGAACGTAATATCAGCACAAAAGTTGGGGCAACAATGGAAGCTGAATCAGGCACAAATGATCCAATGGCTGTCTTTTTGACTTTAATCTTTATCGAATTGATCACTGTTAATCAGCCTAATTATTTACTTTTGTTTGGCTCCTTTTTTTGGCAGATGGGGCTGGGTTTATTAATTGGGCTTGCACTTGGTAAAATTGCCTCTATCTCCATTAATCATATTAACTTGGATTCGAGTGGACTTTATCCTATCTTTGCCCTTTCGTTTGCACTATTAACATACAGCACAGCTTCCTTAATAAATGCCAGCGGTTTTTTGGCTGTATATGTTGCTGCTCTGGTTATTGGGAATTCAGAGCTGACGTATCGACATTCGATTTTTCGTTTCAATGAAGGTTTTGCATGGATGGCACAAATATTAATGTTTATTATTCTTGGTTTGCTTGCTTTTCCAGAACAAATTCTATCTGTCCCTGTAATTATAAACGGCATGCTGTTATCTGCCGTTCTTATTTTAATAGCACGTCCGGCCGCAACATTTTTATCAACCATTGCAATGAACTACTCGCTAAAAGAAAAAACATTTTTGGCTTGGGCAGGCCTGCGAGGAGCAGTGCCTATTGTACTGGCTACATTTGCTATTGTGGCAGAAGTAGAAAAGGGACAAATGATCTTTAATATTGTATTTTTTATTGTACTAACTTCTGCTCTTATTCAAGGTTCGTCGCTTTCGTTTATGGCAAAAAAGCTTGGATTGTCTGGTCCGAAAAAAGAAACGCCGCATCATTCCCTTGAATTAATTTCCATAGGCAAAGCAAATGCTGAAATTATAGAATTTAAAACGGATGAAAATACGCCTATTGTCGGGAAGAAACTTCAGGATATTGAGTTTCCAAATACAGTACTGATAAGTGCAATTGTTAGGGACGAAAATTTAGTTACTCCTTATGGAGAGACTGAAATTAAAGAAGATGACTTCTTGTATATTCTTGTTTCACGCAAACAAAAAAACAAGCTCCGTCGGATGTTAAAGCGTGAACATTAA
- a CDS encoding AEC family transporter, translating to MTVLFDVLIPIALIFLTGFYLQKKQMIDVRSVSSVALYILTPALVFRTFYTTEPDGDLFKIAVFSVLFLLIMLLVNRLFAYFFKWNSKESSGMGLAVTFMNAGNYGAPLILFAFGETAFAYSVVFMVIQSLLMSTAGVYLANRSSLTAADAFRVVLKMPVFYALILGVLFQALHIDIKETYMDAVSMVAEAAIPVVMVVLGMQLSKISISSLDWKLVSIGTLLRLVISPLIAFGLTVLLQTNSTLSIVLIVSTAMPTAATIAMIAVQFDSSPQLVSSITLVTTLLSVPSLWILLTIIGV from the coding sequence ATGACTGTACTTTTTGACGTTTTAATACCGATTGCTCTTATCTTTTTAACAGGTTTTTATCTGCAAAAAAAACAGATGATAGATGTGCGTTCCGTCTCATCTGTTGCTCTTTATATTTTAACACCTGCTCTTGTTTTTCGAACATTTTATACAACAGAACCTGATGGGGACTTATTTAAAATTGCTGTTTTTTCTGTGTTGTTCTTATTAATTATGCTTCTCGTTAATCGATTATTTGCTTACTTTTTTAAGTGGAATTCCAAAGAATCAAGCGGTATGGGACTTGCTGTGACTTTTATGAATGCTGGGAATTACGGTGCACCGTTGATTTTATTCGCTTTCGGTGAAACAGCTTTTGCATATTCCGTAGTATTTATGGTTATTCAATCGCTCTTAATGAGTACAGCTGGAGTATATTTGGCGAATCGAAGCAGTTTAACAGCAGCTGATGCTTTCCGGGTTGTGTTAAAGATGCCTGTTTTTTATGCATTAATACTTGGAGTGTTGTTTCAAGCTTTACATATAGACATAAAAGAAACGTATATGGATGCGGTTAGTATGGTGGCGGAAGCTGCTATTCCTGTTGTAATGGTGGTTCTTGGGATGCAGCTGTCAAAAATATCAATTTCTTCGCTGGACTGGAAACTAGTCAGTATAGGTACCTTGTTAAGGCTTGTGATTTCCCCTTTAATAGCTTTTGGGCTTACTGTTTTGCTTCAAACAAACAGCACGTTAAGCATTGTATTGATTGTTTCTACTGCCATGCCGACAGCAGCGACCATAGCGATGATTGCTGTTCAATTTGATTCCAGTCCACAGCTGGTATCAAGTATTACATTAGTGACAACACTTTTAAGTGTGCCGTCTTTGTGGATTTTGCTTACAATCATTGGAGTGTAA
- a CDS encoding FixH family protein: MKKISGIFLLSLLLTACGQTEEKDGQTSDNNDPEQPIEVEMEMAEKAEQGEEVEIGAFVTQGEEKVTDANEVLFEIWKEGDKAESEEFLAEEPEDEKYSITHTFEEEGIYHVTAHVTARGMHSMPTEEITVGQSVEKTEDNGEETDIHAGHQHGSPVTADLQSPSELKAGEEMEISFQVAEEGEPIRNARVRLEIWQKGDETREWVDAEEESGLYIASHTFEESGDYMMTVHIEDEEDLHEHVDKMVSVK, from the coding sequence TTGAAAAAGATAAGCGGCATCTTTCTATTAAGTCTTCTATTAACGGCTTGTGGTCAAACGGAGGAAAAGGACGGACAAACGAGTGATAACAATGATCCTGAACAACCAATAGAAGTAGAAATGGAAATGGCAGAAAAAGCAGAACAAGGGGAAGAAGTAGAAATAGGGGCTTTTGTTACTCAAGGAGAAGAAAAAGTGACAGATGCTAATGAAGTGCTTTTTGAAATATGGAAAGAAGGCGACAAGGCGGAGAGCGAAGAATTTTTGGCTGAAGAACCTGAAGATGAAAAATATTCGATTACACACACCTTTGAAGAGGAAGGTATTTACCATGTTACTGCGCATGTGACAGCTCGAGGAATGCACAGCATGCCAACGGAGGAAATTACAGTAGGTCAGTCCGTTGAAAAAACGGAAGATAATGGTGAGGAAACAGATATTCATGCTGGTCATCAACATGGTTCTCCGGTAACAGCAGATTTGCAATCTCCATCTGAATTAAAAGCAGGAGAAGAAATGGAGATATCGTTTCAAGTTGCTGAAGAAGGAGAGCCGATACGTAATGCTAGAGTAAGGCTTGAGATATGGCAAAAAGGAGACGAGACGCGGGAGTGGGTTGATGCTGAGGAAGAAAGTGGTTTATACATTGCTTCTCATACCTTCGAAGAATCAGGGGATTATATGATGACCGTTCACATTGAAGATGAGGAAGATTTGCACGAACACGTAGATAAAATGGTATCGGTAAAATAA
- a CDS encoding 2-hydroxymuconate tautomerase family protein, translating into MPYINIKITKEQEPVTAEQKKELIAGSTKLLQDVLGKNPNTTVVVIDEVETDNWGIGAEPITERRKRGE; encoded by the coding sequence ATGCCATACATTAATATTAAAATTACAAAAGAACAAGAGCCAGTAACTGCTGAACAAAAAAAGGAGCTCATTGCTGGGAGTACCAAGTTGTTACAAGACGTACTTGGTAAAAATCCTAACACTACTGTGGTCGTGATTGATGAAGTAGAAACAGACAACTGGGGCATTGGAGCAGAACCTATTACAGAACGGAGAAAAAGAGGAGAATAA
- a CDS encoding YbfB/YjiJ family MFS transporter, producing MIQVLPSKKYAILILTAGMAALFVVMGIGRFAYTPILPLMVEATHLNNETAGYLASSNYFGYLVGALLAGKMAWKKGKAYYAYFHLILNIASTFLMGVVVNELIWHLLRFLSGVTSGIVFVLVSSIVIDYLVSAGHASWTGYLFGGVGLGIFSTGLLVPLLSISFDWAGIWIALGILSTILGLFTWKRLSEAPEKESIEIKNAENNLVQSKTKTILPWLCAAYGLEGIGYIISGTYLVAFAAEIPMLQSNPSLSWVLVGAAAAPSCVIWSGVASKIGNLAALQAAFFLQISGVLFPVIFFNGFGALVGSFLFGATFMGIVTLTMAEARNAAAGQSNNIIGGFTFIYSLGQMIGPIAAGLLISATAALSSSFYFAGAVLLTGMGCLGIAQGLQKNR from the coding sequence ATGATACAAGTACTTCCTTCAAAAAAATATGCAATACTTATATTAACAGCAGGAATGGCAGCTCTGTTTGTCGTAATGGGTATTGGCAGATTCGCTTACACTCCCATCCTGCCATTAATGGTAGAAGCAACACATTTAAATAATGAAACAGCCGGATACTTGGCTTCTAGCAATTACTTTGGCTATCTTGTAGGTGCTCTTCTAGCAGGAAAAATGGCATGGAAAAAAGGAAAAGCCTATTATGCATATTTTCATTTGATCTTGAACATAGCTTCTACTTTCTTGATGGGAGTTGTTGTAAATGAGTTAATCTGGCATCTTTTACGCTTTTTATCTGGGGTAACAAGCGGTATTGTTTTTGTTCTTGTTTCAAGTATTGTTATAGATTACCTAGTCAGCGCAGGACATGCTTCTTGGACAGGATACCTATTTGGAGGAGTAGGATTAGGTATATTTTCAACTGGACTTCTTGTACCGCTATTATCCATTTCATTTGACTGGGCAGGGATTTGGATTGCTCTTGGAATACTATCCACTATTCTAGGATTATTTACCTGGAAAAGACTTTCTGAAGCACCTGAAAAAGAGAGCATTGAAATAAAAAACGCAGAAAATAATCTAGTACAGTCAAAAACGAAAACGATATTACCGTGGCTTTGCGCCGCTTATGGACTCGAAGGAATCGGTTACATAATCAGCGGGACTTATTTGGTCGCTTTTGCAGCTGAAATTCCGATGCTTCAATCGAACCCTTCTTTAAGCTGGGTTTTAGTCGGTGCGGCTGCTGCTCCCTCATGCGTTATATGGTCTGGAGTTGCTTCTAAAATTGGAAACCTTGCTGCACTGCAGGCTGCTTTTTTTCTGCAAATATCAGGTGTTCTTTTCCCTGTGATTTTCTTTAATGGTTTCGGAGCATTAGTTGGCTCTTTTCTCTTTGGAGCAACCTTTATGGGGATTGTGACACTAACTATGGCAGAAGCGAGGAATGCTGCTGCGGGACAAAGTAATAATATAATTGGAGGATTTACTTTCATTTACAGCCTTGGCCAAATGATCGGACCCATTGCTGCCGGCTTACTCATATCGGCAACAGCAGCTCTATCTTCCTCTTTTTACTTTGCAGGTGCTGTACTTTTAACTGGAATGGGGTGTCTTGGGATAGCACAAGGACTGCAAAAAAACAGATGA
- a CDS encoding thiamine phosphate synthase: protein MKPFLHVISTGNQSLERWLDITANVHSYVDFIHIREKLWDEKKMDAAILGLLNAEVPPHKIILNNRPELIASYGLGGVHFPENVPIHKTVEDKWLTGCSIHSKESAVKKEMDGADYLFFGHVFETNSKQNTLPRGLKSLQQVVSSVKCPVIAIGGITSERVKDCVSHGAKGIAVMSGIYGAAQPIEKAKAYQKALKEEALHE from the coding sequence ATGAAACCGTTCTTACACGTTATTTCTACTGGAAATCAATCCCTAGAAAGGTGGTTGGATATAACCGCCAACGTTCATTCGTACGTAGATTTCATTCACATTCGTGAAAAGCTGTGGGATGAAAAAAAAATGGACGCTGCAATATTGGGATTATTAAACGCAGAAGTACCTCCTCATAAAATTATTCTTAATAATCGGCCGGAGTTGATAGCTTCGTATGGTTTAGGAGGCGTTCATTTTCCTGAAAACGTACCTATTCATAAAACTGTTGAAGATAAATGGTTAACAGGCTGTTCTATTCACAGCAAAGAAAGCGCTGTAAAAAAAGAAATGGATGGTGCAGACTATTTATTTTTTGGACATGTTTTTGAAACAAACAGTAAACAAAATACTCTTCCAAGAGGTTTAAAATCGCTGCAGCAGGTTGTAAGTTCAGTAAAATGTCCGGTTATAGCGATAGGAGGAATCACTTCTGAAAGAGTGAAGGATTGTGTTTCTCACGGAGCCAAAGGTATTGCTGTAATGTCTGGCATCTATGGAGCAGCCCAACCAATCGAGAAGGCAAAAGCTTATCAAAAAGCGTTAAAAGAGGAGGCATTACATGAATAA
- the thiO gene encoding glycine oxidase ThiO, translating into MNKAYDVLIIGGGVNGCSIAYQMSKRGYRAAVLEKTRVGAEASSAAAGMLGAQVEIKENGPFFDFARKSRDMFSELVPELEETSGIPVSYVRNGMLKVAQADTEVNHLLDMLAFQKKAGERAEWRDPNEISVQEPNIKGDIKGALYIPGDGQVKAKELTQAYARGANLLGADIYEFTPVTGLLEENGRINGVTTPSGCFYAEHVVLAGGASTDLIPTAQTYIPSMIPVKGECISVKPAKPIMKATIHASDLYLVPKPGGTIIIGATEQNGRMDKPVSAGAVQELLSKAIRLVPDLQNAEWIEAWSGVRPQTIDGMPYLGAVSIKGLWMAAGHYRNGILLSALTGEWMADLIEGTAENEEWIRAFDPLRLKEGKEDLVETNH; encoded by the coding sequence ATGAATAAAGCATATGATGTGCTGATTATTGGCGGCGGTGTCAATGGCTGCTCTATCGCTTATCAAATGTCCAAAAGAGGTTATAGAGCAGCTGTGCTTGAAAAAACTAGAGTTGGTGCAGAAGCATCCAGCGCAGCTGCTGGAATGCTTGGGGCACAGGTTGAAATCAAAGAAAACGGTCCTTTTTTTGATTTTGCGAGAAAAAGCAGAGATATGTTCTCTGAATTGGTACCTGAATTAGAAGAAACGTCTGGAATTCCCGTGTCTTATGTACGGAATGGAATGCTGAAAGTGGCTCAGGCTGATACGGAAGTAAATCATCTTTTAGACATGCTCGCTTTTCAAAAAAAGGCGGGAGAACGAGCAGAGTGGAGGGATCCGAATGAAATCTCTGTCCAGGAGCCTAACATAAAGGGTGATATAAAAGGAGCCCTTTATATTCCTGGAGATGGCCAGGTGAAAGCTAAAGAATTAACCCAGGCCTATGCACGCGGAGCAAACCTATTAGGAGCAGATATATACGAATTTACTCCTGTCACAGGATTGTTGGAGGAAAATGGAAGAATAAATGGGGTGACGACGCCTTCTGGCTGTTTTTATGCCGAACATGTAGTGCTTGCTGGCGGGGCCTCGACTGATTTAATTCCAACTGCACAAACGTATATCCCTTCTATGATTCCAGTAAAAGGCGAGTGTATATCAGTCAAACCTGCAAAACCAATAATGAAAGCAACCATTCATGCTTCTGATCTTTACCTTGTTCCAAAGCCCGGCGGAACCATTATTATAGGTGCAACCGAACAAAATGGCCGAATGGATAAACCGGTTAGTGCAGGAGCTGTTCAGGAACTTCTTTCTAAAGCAATCCGGCTTGTCCCTGACCTTCAGAACGCTGAATGGATAGAGGCATGGAGCGGTGTGCGGCCGCAAACGATTGACGGTATGCCGTATTTGGGCGCTGTTTCCATAAAAGGATTGTGGATGGCAGCTGGCCACTACCGTAACGGTATATTGTTATCTGCATTAACTGGGGAATGGATGGCAGATTTGATAGAAGGTACTGCTGAAAATGAGGAATGGATCAGGGCATTTGATCCATTGCGTTTAAAAGAAGGAAAGGAGGATCTAGTTGAAACTAATCATTAA